Proteins encoded within one genomic window of Streptomyces sp. NBC_01314:
- a CDS encoding 5-oxoprolinase/urea amidolyase family protein: MTFDTLLVANRGEIAVRIIRTARELGLRTVAVYSDADRAAAHVRLADEAVRLGPAPAKESYLDADLILKAAKDTGAGAVHPGYGFLSEDAAFARRCEDADIVFVGPTPDQLELFGAKHTAREAAEAAGVPLLPGTDLLPSLAEALDHASAIGYPVMLKATGGGGGIGMSACRSAAELTDAWERVQRVAAASFSSAGVYLERLVDRARHVEVQVFGDGDGLVVTFGDRDCSLQRRNQKVVEEAPAPGLPDHVRARLTASARDLCASVEYRSAGTVEFVYDAAREEAYFLEVNARLQVEHPVTEEIYGVDLVAWMLRLARGDSAVVQAPAQPRGHAVEARVYAEDPSREHRPSGGLLTRVEFPRDVRVDGWVETGTEVTTSYDPLLAKVVAYGSDRAHALRRLDEALAGTRIDGIETNLGLVRAALDDPDFRRAAHSTATLATVTDPARRVEVVSGGTLTTVQDWPGRTGYWQVGVPPCGPMDDLSFRLGNRALGNPEGAPGLECTLQGPSLRFTHATTVCVTGAPARVTVDGSPVAQWEPVTVPAGAVLAVGAPTEHGLRTYVLLAGGGLDVPSFLGSAATFTLGRFGGHGGRALRTGDVLHGGEVTGEGGPVPPEARPPFTSSWQVAALEGPHAAPEFFTEEDIHEFYAADWKVHFNSARTGVRLVGPKPRWARTDGGEAGLHPSNIHDTPYSVGAVDYTGDMPVLLGPDGPSLGGFVCPATVASTERWKLGQLRPGDTVRFLPVADDTSPRPPIVDGGVLARDGDVTYRRSGDDNLLVEFGPMQLDLALRMRVHALMEAVTEACLDGVTDLTPGIRSLQIRTDPALLPQPELLTAVRRIVASLPPTDELVVPSRTIHLPLSWDDPATREAIARYMAGVRDDAPWCPWNIEFIRRVNGLDSVADVYDTVFAAEYLVLGLGDVYLGAPVATPLDPRHRLVTTKYNPARTWTAENSVGIGGAYLCVYGMEGPGGYQFVGRTTQVWSPWQQRGAFEPGSPWLLRFFDRIKWYPVDADELLSLRADIVSGRFVPRVEQGTFSLAEYETFLAEHADPIAEFRTRQQTAFTAERAAWEEAGEFTRAETASTPPAAPAEIDVPEDGHLIEAEFAASVWQVNVRPGDRVTTGQPLLTLEAMKMESRVPSPTDGVIDRILTTPGTQVNAGTPLIILIPSAP; encoded by the coding sequence ATGACCTTCGACACCCTGCTGGTCGCCAACCGCGGCGAGATCGCCGTCCGCATCATCCGCACCGCCCGCGAACTGGGCCTGCGGACGGTCGCCGTGTACTCCGACGCCGACCGCGCCGCCGCCCATGTCCGCCTCGCCGACGAGGCGGTACGGCTCGGCCCGGCACCCGCGAAGGAGTCGTACCTCGACGCGGACCTGATCCTGAAGGCGGCCAAGGACACGGGCGCGGGCGCCGTCCACCCCGGCTACGGCTTCCTCTCCGAGGACGCGGCCTTCGCCCGCCGCTGTGAGGACGCGGACATCGTGTTCGTCGGCCCCACCCCCGACCAGCTGGAACTGTTCGGCGCGAAGCACACCGCACGGGAGGCCGCCGAGGCCGCGGGCGTCCCGCTCCTCCCCGGCACCGACCTGCTGCCCTCCCTCGCCGAAGCCCTCGACCACGCCTCGGCCATCGGCTACCCCGTGATGCTCAAGGCCACCGGCGGAGGCGGCGGTATCGGCATGTCGGCATGCCGCTCCGCCGCCGAACTGACCGACGCCTGGGAGCGGGTGCAGCGTGTCGCCGCCGCCTCCTTCTCCTCCGCCGGCGTCTACCTCGAACGCCTCGTCGACCGGGCCCGCCATGTCGAGGTGCAGGTCTTCGGCGACGGCGACGGCCTCGTCGTCACCTTCGGCGACCGCGACTGCTCCCTCCAGCGCCGCAACCAGAAGGTCGTCGAGGAGGCCCCGGCCCCCGGCCTCCCCGACCATGTGCGCGCGCGGCTGACCGCCTCCGCCCGCGACCTGTGCGCGAGCGTCGAGTACCGCTCCGCCGGAACCGTCGAGTTCGTCTACGACGCCGCCCGCGAGGAGGCGTACTTCCTGGAGGTCAACGCCCGCCTCCAGGTGGAACACCCGGTCACCGAGGAGATCTACGGCGTCGACCTCGTCGCCTGGATGCTGCGCCTGGCCCGCGGCGACTCCGCCGTCGTCCAGGCCCCGGCACAACCCCGCGGCCACGCCGTCGAGGCCCGGGTCTACGCCGAGGACCCCTCCCGTGAACACCGGCCGAGCGGGGGCCTGTTGACCCGGGTCGAGTTCCCGCGGGACGTGCGCGTGGACGGCTGGGTCGAGACGGGCACCGAGGTCACGACCTCCTACGACCCGCTGCTCGCCAAGGTCGTCGCGTACGGCTCCGACCGCGCCCACGCACTGCGCCGGCTGGACGAGGCGCTGGCCGGGACCCGGATCGACGGCATCGAGACGAACCTGGGCCTGGTCCGGGCTGCCCTCGACGATCCTGACTTCCGCCGGGCCGCCCACTCCACGGCCACCCTCGCGACCGTGACCGACCCGGCCCGCCGCGTCGAGGTCGTCTCCGGCGGCACCCTCACCACCGTCCAGGACTGGCCCGGCCGTACCGGCTACTGGCAGGTCGGCGTCCCGCCCTGCGGTCCCATGGACGACCTGTCCTTCCGCCTCGGCAACCGGGCCCTCGGCAACCCCGAGGGCGCCCCCGGCCTCGAATGCACCCTGCAGGGACCGTCCCTCCGCTTCACGCACGCCACCACGGTCTGTGTGACGGGCGCCCCCGCCCGGGTGACCGTCGACGGCTCACCGGTCGCCCAGTGGGAGCCGGTGACGGTACCCGCCGGAGCCGTACTGGCCGTCGGCGCCCCGACGGAACACGGACTGCGCACCTACGTCCTCCTCGCGGGCGGCGGCCTGGACGTCCCGTCGTTCCTCGGCAGCGCGGCCACCTTCACCCTGGGCCGCTTCGGCGGCCACGGCGGCCGGGCGCTGCGGACCGGCGACGTGCTGCACGGCGGGGAGGTCACCGGCGAGGGCGGCCCGGTCCCGCCGGAGGCCCGCCCGCCGTTCACCTCCTCCTGGCAGGTGGCCGCCCTCGAAGGCCCGCACGCGGCACCGGAGTTCTTCACCGAGGAGGACATCCACGAGTTCTACGCGGCCGACTGGAAGGTCCACTTCAACTCGGCCCGCACCGGCGTACGACTGGTCGGCCCCAAGCCCCGCTGGGCCCGCACCGACGGCGGCGAGGCGGGCCTGCACCCCTCCAACATCCACGACACCCCGTACTCGGTCGGCGCCGTCGACTACACCGGCGACATGCCGGTCCTCCTGGGCCCCGACGGCCCCTCCCTCGGCGGCTTCGTCTGCCCGGCCACGGTCGCCTCCACCGAACGCTGGAAGCTCGGCCAGCTGCGCCCGGGGGACACGGTCCGCTTCCTCCCGGTGGCGGACGACACCTCGCCCCGCCCCCCGATCGTCGACGGCGGCGTCCTGGCCCGCGACGGCGACGTGACGTACCGCCGCAGCGGCGACGACAACCTCCTCGTCGAGTTCGGCCCCATGCAACTCGACCTGGCCCTGCGCATGCGGGTGCACGCCCTGATGGAGGCGGTCACCGAAGCGTGCCTCGACGGCGTCACCGACCTCACCCCCGGCATCCGCTCCCTCCAGATCCGGACGGACCCGGCGCTCCTGCCGCAACCCGAACTCCTCACGGCGGTACGTCGGATCGTGGCGTCCCTCCCTCCGACGGACGAACTGGTCGTCCCCTCCCGCACGATCCACCTCCCCCTCTCCTGGGACGATCCCGCGACCCGCGAGGCCATCGCCCGCTACATGGCGGGCGTCCGCGACGACGCGCCCTGGTGCCCCTGGAACATCGAGTTCATCCGCCGCGTCAACGGCCTGGACTCGGTGGCCGACGTGTACGACACGGTCTTCGCCGCCGAGTACCTGGTCCTGGGCCTGGGCGACGTCTACCTGGGCGCCCCGGTCGCGACCCCGCTGGACCCCCGCCACCGCCTGGTGACGACGAAGTACAACCCGGCCCGCACCTGGACCGCCGAGAACTCGGTCGGCATCGGCGGCGCGTACCTGTGCGTCTACGGCATGGAGGGCCCCGGCGGCTACCAGTTCGTCGGCCGCACCACCCAGGTCTGGTCCCCGTGGCAGCAACGCGGCGCCTTCGAACCCGGCTCCCCCTGGCTGCTCCGCTTCTTCGACCGCATCAAGTGGTATCCGGTCGACGCCGACGAACTCCTCTCCCTCCGCGCGGACATCGTCTCGGGCCGCTTCGTACCGCGCGTGGAACAGGGCACCTTCTCCCTGGCCGAGTACGAGACGTTCCTCGCGGAACACGCCGACCCGATAGCCGAGTTCAGGACGAGGCAACAGACCGCCTTCACGGCGGAGCGGGCGGCCTGGGAGGAGGCCGGCGAGTTCACCCGCGCAGAGACGGCGTCCACGCCCCCGGCCGCCCCAGCGGAGATCGACGTCCCCGAGGACGGCCACCTGATCGAGGCCGAGTTCGCCGCCTCGGTCTGGCAGGTGAACGTGCGACCCGGAGACCGGGTGACCACCGGGCAGCCCCTCCTGACCCTGGAGGCGATGAAGATGGAGTCCCGCGTCCCCTCCCCCACGGACGGCGTCATCGACCGGATCCTGACCACCCCGGGCACCCAGGTGAACGCGGGCACCCCTCTGATCATCCTGATTCCGAGCGCCCCCTAG
- a CDS encoding urea amidolyase associated protein UAAP2 — MKTVVPARAAWSSVIRAGETLTLTDLHGNQAVDFLVYDAHDTAVRYSAPDTIHAQGGIFLTTGSVLMSNEYTPLMTVVADDVGRHDTVGGACSKESNTLRYGHHTWSQHACVDNFLAEGARHGLGKRDLVSNINWYMNVPVEKDGTLGIVDGISAPGLALTLRAECDVLVLVSNCPQINNPCNGFDPTAVQMTITGART; from the coding sequence ATGAAGACCGTCGTTCCGGCCAGGGCGGCCTGGTCGTCCGTGATACGCGCCGGTGAGACGCTCACCCTCACCGATCTGCACGGCAACCAGGCCGTCGACTTCCTCGTGTACGACGCGCACGACACGGCCGTCCGCTACAGCGCGCCCGACACCATCCACGCGCAGGGCGGCATCTTCCTCACCACCGGCAGCGTGCTGATGTCCAACGAGTACACCCCGCTGATGACCGTGGTCGCCGACGACGTCGGCCGGCACGACACGGTCGGCGGTGCCTGCTCCAAGGAGTCGAACACCCTGCGGTACGGCCACCACACCTGGTCCCAGCACGCCTGCGTGGACAACTTCCTCGCCGAGGGCGCCCGGCACGGCCTCGGCAAGCGCGACCTCGTGTCGAACATCAACTGGTACATGAACGTGCCGGTCGAGAAGGACGGCACCCTCGGCATCGTCGACGGCATCTCCGCCCCGGGTCTCGCCCTGACCCTGCGCGCCGAGTGCGACGTGCTCGTCCTGGTCTCCAACTGCCCCCAGATCAACAACCCCTGCAACGGCTTCGACCCGACGGCGGTGCAGATGACGATCACCGGGGCCCGCACATGA